In Corynebacterium guangdongense, one DNA window encodes the following:
- the aspS gene encoding aspartate--tRNA ligase codes for MLRTHLAGDLRKDLDGQTVTLTGWVARRRDHGGVIFIDLRDRTGLAQVVFRESDVAEAAHDLRSEYCVQVTGVVEPRPEGSTNPNLASGEIEVNVAELKVLSESAALPFQVEDTSSNEVGEETRLKYRYLDLRRDRQATALRLRSAANKAARTVLDKHDFTEIETPTLTRSTPEGARDFLVPARLKPGSFYALPQSPQLFKQLLMVAGMERYYQIARCYRDEDFRADRQPEFTQLDVEMSFVDQEDVIALGEEILTELWKLIGYDITTPIPRMTYAEAMRRYGSDKPDLRFDIEITECTEFFKDTTFRVFKNEYVGAVVMEGGASQPRRQLDAWQEWAKQRGAHGLAYILVGEDGELSGPVAKNITEAERAGIVEHVGAKPGDCIFFAAGETKSSRALLGAARGAIAEKLGLIKEGDWAFVWIVDAPMFEPAADATASGDVALGSSAWTAVHHAFTSPKPEYIDSFDETPGEALAYAYDIVCNGNEIGGGSIRIHDRELQQRVFNVMGISTEEAEEKFGFLLDAMKFGAPPHGGIAFGWDRIVSLLGGFDSIRDVIAFPKSGGGVDPLTEAPAPITAQQRREAGLDVKPKKTAEKAQDKGEDATAK; via the coding sequence GTGCTGCGTACCCATCTCGCCGGAGACCTCCGCAAAGACCTGGACGGTCAGACCGTCACCCTGACCGGATGGGTCGCCCGCCGTCGCGATCACGGTGGCGTGATCTTCATCGATCTGCGTGACCGCACCGGTCTGGCTCAGGTCGTGTTCCGCGAGTCCGACGTCGCCGAGGCGGCCCACGACCTGCGCAGCGAGTACTGCGTCCAGGTCACCGGCGTCGTTGAGCCGCGTCCGGAAGGATCCACCAACCCGAACCTCGCCTCCGGCGAGATCGAGGTCAATGTCGCTGAGCTGAAGGTGCTCTCCGAGTCCGCGGCCCTGCCGTTCCAGGTGGAGGACACCTCCTCCAACGAGGTCGGCGAGGAGACCCGCCTGAAGTACCGCTACCTGGACCTGCGTCGTGACCGCCAGGCCACGGCCCTGCGTCTGCGCTCCGCCGCGAACAAGGCGGCCCGCACCGTCCTGGACAAGCACGACTTCACGGAGATCGAGACCCCGACGCTGACCCGCTCCACCCCGGAGGGGGCGCGTGACTTCCTGGTTCCGGCCCGTCTCAAGCCCGGCAGCTTCTATGCCCTCCCGCAGTCCCCGCAGCTGTTCAAGCAGCTGCTCATGGTCGCCGGTATGGAGCGTTACTACCAGATCGCCCGTTGCTACCGCGACGAGGATTTCCGGGCGGACCGCCAGCCGGAATTCACCCAGCTCGACGTCGAGATGTCCTTCGTCGATCAGGAGGACGTCATCGCCCTGGGCGAGGAGATCCTCACCGAGCTGTGGAAGCTCATCGGTTACGACATCACCACCCCGATCCCGCGCATGACCTACGCCGAGGCCATGCGCCGCTACGGCTCCGACAAGCCGGACCTGCGCTTCGACATCGAGATCACCGAGTGCACTGAGTTCTTCAAGGACACGACCTTCCGCGTCTTCAAGAACGAGTACGTCGGCGCCGTGGTCATGGAGGGTGGCGCATCCCAGCCGCGCCGTCAGCTCGACGCCTGGCAGGAGTGGGCCAAGCAGCGCGGCGCCCACGGACTGGCCTACATCCTCGTTGGCGAGGACGGCGAGCTGTCCGGCCCGGTCGCCAAGAACATCACCGAGGCTGAGCGTGCCGGCATCGTCGAGCACGTCGGCGCGAAGCCGGGTGACTGCATCTTCTTCGCCGCCGGCGAGACCAAGTCCTCCCGTGCCCTCCTCGGCGCCGCCCGCGGCGCCATCGCCGAGAAGCTCGGCCTGATCAAGGAGGGGGACTGGGCCTTCGTGTGGATCGTCGACGCCCCCATGTTCGAGCCGGCCGCCGACGCGACCGCCTCCGGTGACGTCGCCCTGGGCAGCTCCGCCTGGACCGCCGTCCACCACGCCTTCACCTCCCCGAAGCCGGAGTACATCGACTCCTTCGACGAGACCCCGGGTGAAGCCCTGGCCTACGCCTACGACATCGTCTGCAACGGCAACGAGATCGGCGGCGGCTCCATCCGTATCCACGACCGCGAGCTGCAGCAGCGCGTGTTCAACGTCATGGGCATCTCCACGGAGGAGGCTGAGGAGAAGTTCGGCTTCCTGCTCGACGCCATGAAGTTCGGCGCCCCGCCGCACGGCGGCATCGCCTTCGGCTGGGACCGCATCGTCTCGCTGCTGGGCGGCTTCGACTCCATCCGCGACGTCATCGCCTTCCCGAAGTCCGGCGGCGGCGTCGATCCGCTGACCGAGGCACCGGCGCCGATCACCGCGCAGCAGCGCCGGGAGGCGGGCCTGGACGTCAAGCCGAAGAAGACCGCCGAGAAGGCTCAGGACAAGGGCGAGGACGCGACGGCGAAGTAG
- the ypfJ gene encoding KPN_02809 family neutral zinc metallopeptidase — protein MTFKDNIQLESGRASSGGGRGMAIGGAGGIGGLLLVGLFLLLGGSPEQAGQVLQNQQQWSNETSQDDGTDPFAHCQTGADANQYEDCLVYGAALSVDDYWAEQLPAQAQLEYQEPGLVIFQDAVQSGCGMASASTGPFYCGADQSAYFDTSFFGQLKNFGGSDAPLAQMYIVAHEFGHHIQYLQGTIQLVDYNDPGKDSMAVKMEMQADCYAGMWVSQADKGEDAMLEPITQEQVQTAIDTARAVGDDNIQRRSGGEVQPDLWTHGSSEQRQEAFMTGYRTGSMQACDYPELGVGGRRA, from the coding sequence ATGACCTTCAAGGACAACATTCAGCTTGAATCCGGTCGCGCGAGCTCCGGCGGCGGCCGGGGCATGGCGATCGGCGGCGCCGGCGGCATCGGCGGTCTCCTCCTGGTCGGGCTGTTCCTTCTTCTGGGTGGTTCGCCGGAGCAGGCCGGGCAGGTGCTGCAGAACCAGCAGCAGTGGTCCAATGAAACCTCCCAGGATGACGGCACGGATCCCTTCGCCCACTGTCAGACCGGAGCCGACGCGAACCAGTATGAGGACTGTCTCGTCTACGGCGCGGCCCTGAGCGTCGACGACTACTGGGCCGAGCAGCTTCCGGCCCAGGCGCAACTCGAGTACCAGGAGCCGGGTCTGGTCATCTTCCAAGACGCCGTCCAGTCCGGTTGCGGCATGGCGTCCGCGTCCACCGGCCCCTTCTACTGCGGCGCCGACCAGTCCGCGTACTTCGACACGTCCTTCTTCGGCCAGCTGAAGAATTTCGGTGGCTCGGACGCCCCCCTGGCGCAGATGTACATTGTCGCGCACGAGTTCGGCCACCACATCCAGTACCTGCAGGGCACCATCCAGCTGGTCGACTACAACGATCCGGGCAAGGACTCGATGGCCGTGAAGATGGAGATGCAGGCCGACTGCTACGCCGGAATGTGGGTGAGCCAGGCAGACAAGGGCGAGGACGCCATGCTCGAGCCGATCACCCAGGAGCAGGTTCAGACCGCCATCGACACCGCCCGCGCGGTGGGTGACGACAACATCCAGCGTCGTTCCGGGGGCGAGGTGCAGCCGGACCTGTGGACCCACGGCTCCTCCGAGCAGCGACAGGAGGCGTTCATGACCGGGTACCGCACCGGCTCCATGCAGGCCTGCGACTACCCCGAGCTCGGTGTGGGCGGCAGGCGCGCCTAG
- a CDS encoding HNH endonuclease, producing MTSAPAICSDDLHTAADWVTSIHSATDAELDTELAESILSTEVRRARFLVALGEFDARGLAESRGAVNIVVYLARHHGQSRRAAQDIRTTARRLHAWPRVAAHMLTGALTYSKAKLILRRITEENQDELIGWALSMTCEELAIKLTGLARSDEEEPVEEDYARCFVDPDTGRVRLQVSVGPALGAELLAALKVGERLQDGDLSTDESPLDLLGPLREGLAETEEDERRPYHCSLSPEEILPPLGERDQEYIAWADYQRGGDYAAHQAWADDGGPCHDEDVDPPTPGQPRPPVVGKHRDRTRFGPAQGHRLLASLMTLVRSALLQPRSAVRAPGAEINVIVDADGQPRLPHQPGTTREDLVSLILNGAMRVHLRNVDGVTIEMTKSTRVVPAATEHAVLVASGHRCSTPGCGHQRFLQLHHIEPFAEGGLTNTRNLVALCSGCHSLVTDGLLTIHIDKDPRLLHFRMPNGKSFTSVRRGLPTRNPDVIDHYEEGPVPVGDEDLAPPPIPPGVLTFGE from the coding sequence ATGACCAGCGCGCCTGCCATCTGTTCCGATGACCTGCACACCGCCGCCGACTGGGTGACGTCCATCCACTCGGCCACCGACGCCGAACTGGACACCGAGCTAGCGGAATCTATCCTCTCGACCGAGGTCCGCCGGGCCCGCTTCCTGGTGGCCCTGGGGGAATTCGACGCACGGGGCCTGGCGGAGTCCCGAGGTGCCGTCAACATCGTCGTTTACCTGGCGCGCCACCACGGACAATCCCGGCGCGCCGCGCAGGACATCCGCACCACCGCGAGAAGGCTCCACGCCTGGCCCCGGGTCGCCGCGCACATGCTCACGGGAGCGCTGACCTATTCCAAGGCGAAGCTGATTCTTCGCCGCATCACCGAGGAGAACCAGGACGAGCTGATCGGCTGGGCGCTTTCCATGACCTGTGAGGAGCTGGCGATCAAACTCACCGGCCTCGCGCGCTCGGACGAGGAGGAGCCTGTCGAGGAGGACTACGCCCGTTGCTTCGTCGATCCCGACACCGGGCGGGTGCGGCTCCAGGTGAGTGTCGGGCCCGCGCTTGGCGCGGAGCTGCTCGCGGCCCTCAAGGTCGGCGAGAGGCTGCAGGACGGGGACTTGTCCACGGACGAGTCGCCATTGGATCTGCTCGGCCCGCTTCGAGAAGGACTTGCTGAAACCGAGGAGGACGAGCGACGTCCGTACCACTGCAGTCTCTCGCCCGAGGAGATTCTCCCTCCCTTGGGTGAACGGGATCAGGAGTACATCGCCTGGGCGGACTACCAGCGCGGCGGCGACTACGCCGCACATCAGGCATGGGCGGATGACGGCGGGCCATGCCATGACGAGGACGTTGATCCGCCCACCCCGGGACAGCCCCGTCCCCCGGTGGTGGGTAAGCACCGGGACAGGACCCGGTTCGGCCCCGCTCAGGGACATCGTCTACTGGCCTCCTTGATGACTCTGGTGCGTTCGGCGCTCCTGCAGCCCCGCTCGGCGGTGCGGGCTCCCGGCGCGGAGATCAACGTCATCGTGGACGCGGACGGACAGCCTCGTCTCCCCCACCAGCCCGGCACAACGCGGGAGGACCTGGTTTCACTGATTCTCAACGGGGCAATGCGGGTGCATCTGCGCAATGTCGACGGGGTGACCATCGAGATGACGAAGTCCACCCGGGTGGTGCCCGCAGCGACCGAGCACGCGGTTCTCGTGGCTTCCGGCCACAGGTGCTCCACTCCCGGGTGCGGGCACCAGCGGTTCCTGCAGTTGCATCACATCGAGCCCTTTGCCGAGGGCGGGCTGACGAATACCCGCAACCTGGTGGCGTTGTGCTCCGGCTGCCACTCCCTGGTCACCGACGGACTGTTGACCATTCATATCGACAAGGATCCGCGGTTGCTGCATTTCCGGATGCCGAACGGGAAATCCTTCACGTCCGTCCGGCGAGGCCTGCCGACGCGTAACCCCGACGTCATCGATCACTACGAGGAGGGACCGGTCCCGGTCGGGGATGAAGACCTGGCTCCCCCGCCGATCCCTCCAGGGGTCCTGACTTTCGGGGAGTGA
- a CDS encoding LLM class flavin-dependent oxidoreductase has translation MQFGIFTIGDVTTDPTTGTTPTEGERINAMTQIALKAEEVGLDVFATGEHHNPPFVPSSPTTHLAYIAAQTKNLKLSTATTLITTNDPVKIAEDYAFLQHLSGGRVDLMMGRGNTGPVYPWFGKDIRQGIPLAIENYHLLRKLWREPVVNWEGKFRTPLQAYTSTPAPLDGVPPFVWHGSIRSVEIAEQAAFYGDGFFHNNIFWNKEHTAKMVGIYRQRYEAYGHGRADQAVVGLGGQFYVAETEEQAKKEFRPYFDNAPVYGHGPSLEDFSEMTPLTVGTVEQVIERTMQFADWVGDYQRQLFLVDHAGLPLEVVLKQVEILGTQIVPELRERMEARRPEHVPSEPPTHASLKENRSAPHFRVTPGEDGTSAEYRI, from the coding sequence ATGCAGTTCGGCATCTTCACCATCGGTGACGTCACCACGGATCCCACCACCGGAACCACCCCCACCGAGGGCGAGCGCATCAACGCCATGACCCAGATCGCCCTGAAGGCCGAGGAGGTCGGACTCGACGTCTTCGCCACCGGCGAGCATCACAACCCGCCGTTCGTGCCCTCCTCCCCCACCACCCATCTGGCCTATATCGCGGCACAGACCAAGAACCTGAAGCTCTCGACGGCCACCACCCTGATCACGACCAATGACCCGGTGAAGATCGCCGAGGACTACGCCTTCCTGCAGCACCTGTCCGGCGGGCGCGTCGACCTCATGATGGGCCGGGGCAACACCGGCCCGGTCTATCCGTGGTTCGGCAAGGACATCCGCCAGGGCATCCCCTTGGCCATCGAGAACTACCATCTCCTGCGCAAGCTGTGGCGTGAACCGGTCGTCAACTGGGAGGGCAAGTTCCGTACCCCGCTGCAGGCCTACACCTCCACCCCCGCCCCGCTCGACGGGGTGCCGCCCTTCGTGTGGCACGGTTCCATCCGCTCCGTGGAGATCGCCGAACAGGCCGCCTTCTACGGAGACGGCTTCTTCCACAACAACATCTTCTGGAACAAGGAGCACACGGCGAAGATGGTGGGCATCTACCGGCAGCGCTACGAGGCCTACGGCCACGGCCGGGCCGATCAGGCCGTCGTCGGCCTGGGCGGCCAGTTCTACGTCGCCGAGACCGAGGAGCAGGCCAAGAAGGAGTTCCGCCCCTACTTCGACAACGCCCCGGTCTACGGCCACGGGCCGTCGCTGGAGGATTTCTCCGAGATGACCCCGCTGACCGTGGGCACAGTCGAGCAGGTCATCGAGCGCACCATGCAGTTCGCGGACTGGGTGGGCGACTACCAGCGCCAGCTCTTCCTCGTCGACCACGCCGGCCTGCCCCTCGAGGTCGTCCTGAAGCAGGTGGAGATTCTCGGCACCCAGATCGTGCCGGAGCTGCGCGAGCGCATGGAGGCACGGCGCCCTGAGCACGTCCCCTCCGAGCCGCCGACCCACGCCTCCCTCAAGGAGAACCGTTCCGCCCCGCACTTCCGCGTCACCCCGGGCGAAGACGGCACCTCCGCCGAGTACCGAATCTAG
- a CDS encoding FMN reductase, giving the protein MRTLVVVTAGLSNPSSTRNVADRIAQAVQTAVSSRGEALQVRVVEVREYINDLAHVMSTGMSTEKLDKVKTELSDADALIAVTPVFQASYSGLFKMFFDVLDTESLNGMPTIIAATAGSSRHALVLEYALRPLFVYLRTRLVTTGLFAATEDFGSSEGAAFEKRVQRAAGELADMMITSDSYTPGFGGATVEETRRPRKSGVDVTENLTPFSQLLKGLDGSGK; this is encoded by the coding sequence ATGCGCACTCTGGTCGTCGTCACCGCTGGCCTGTCCAACCCGTCCAGCACCCGCAATGTCGCTGACCGCATTGCCCAGGCAGTCCAGACGGCCGTGAGTTCGCGCGGTGAGGCCCTGCAGGTCAGGGTCGTCGAGGTCCGCGAGTACATCAACGACCTCGCCCACGTGATGTCCACCGGCATGTCCACGGAGAAGCTCGACAAGGTCAAAACCGAGCTCTCCGACGCCGACGCCCTGATTGCCGTCACCCCCGTCTTCCAGGCCAGCTACTCGGGCCTGTTCAAGATGTTCTTCGACGTCCTCGACACCGAATCACTCAACGGCATGCCGACCATCATCGCCGCCACCGCCGGCAGCTCCCGCCACGCCCTGGTCCTGGAATACGCGCTGCGCCCGCTCTTCGTTTACCTGCGCACCCGCCTGGTCACCACCGGCCTGTTCGCCGCCACCGAGGACTTCGGCAGCTCGGAGGGCGCGGCCTTTGAAAAGCGCGTCCAGCGCGCGGCCGGCGAGCTCGCAGACATGATGATCACCTCCGACAGCTACACCCCCGGTTTTGGCGGCGCCACCGTCGAGGAGACCCGCCGGCCGCGCAAGAGCGGCGTCGACGTGACCGAGAACCTCACCCCGTTCTCCCAGCTGCTCAAGGGGCTCGACGGCTCCGGGAAGTAG
- the hisS gene encoding histidine--tRNA ligase, with amino-acid sequence MSENKKFQALSAPKGVPDYVPPVSATFLAVRDEFVRQAHLAGYQHIELPVFEDTNLFARGVGESTDVVSKEMYTFADRGDRSVTLRPEGTAGVMRAVIEHNLDRGQLPVKLNYYGPFFRYERPQAGRYRQLQQVGIEAIGVDDPALDAEVIALADRSYRSLGLRDFRLELTSLGDDTCRPAYREALQKFLFDLPLDEETRRRAEINPLRVLDDKRPEVREMTADAPLMKDHLSAEAREHFETVTGLLDDMGVPYVINPRMVRGLDYYTKTTFEFVHDGLGAQSGIGGGGRYDGLMGQLGGQDLSGIGYGLGVDRTVLALEAEGVVLDGTERRVDVYGVAMGAEAKRRMALLIDELRSNGVACDMAYGDRGLKGAMKGADRAGARLALVLGDQELADGNVSVKNMADQSQQPVPLAEVVTAVRAALSV; translated from the coding sequence GTGAGCGAGAACAAGAAATTCCAGGCCCTGTCGGCGCCCAAGGGCGTGCCCGACTACGTTCCCCCCGTCTCGGCGACCTTCCTCGCCGTGCGCGACGAGTTCGTCCGTCAGGCCCATCTCGCCGGCTACCAGCACATCGAGCTGCCGGTCTTTGAGGACACCAACCTCTTCGCCCGCGGGGTGGGTGAGTCCACCGACGTGGTCAGCAAGGAGATGTACACCTTCGCCGACCGCGGTGACCGTTCCGTCACCCTGCGTCCGGAGGGCACCGCCGGCGTCATGCGGGCCGTCATCGAGCACAACCTGGACCGCGGCCAGCTGCCGGTCAAGCTCAACTACTACGGTCCCTTCTTCCGCTACGAGCGCCCGCAGGCCGGCCGCTACCGTCAGCTCCAGCAGGTCGGCATCGAGGCCATCGGCGTCGATGATCCGGCGCTCGACGCGGAGGTGATCGCCCTGGCGGACCGGTCCTACCGCAGCCTCGGCCTCAGGGACTTCCGCCTCGAGTTGACCAGCCTGGGCGACGACACCTGCCGGCCGGCCTACCGCGAGGCGCTGCAGAAGTTCCTGTTCGACCTCCCCCTGGACGAGGAGACCCGCCGGCGGGCGGAGATCAACCCGCTGCGAGTGCTCGACGACAAGCGCCCGGAGGTCCGGGAGATGACCGCCGACGCGCCCCTGATGAAGGACCACCTCAGCGCCGAGGCCCGTGAGCACTTCGAGACCGTCACCGGCCTGCTCGACGACATGGGCGTACCGTACGTCATCAACCCGCGCATGGTCCGGGGCCTGGACTACTACACCAAGACGACCTTCGAGTTCGTCCACGACGGCCTCGGTGCGCAGTCGGGCATCGGCGGCGGCGGCCGCTATGACGGTCTCATGGGACAGCTCGGCGGCCAGGATCTCTCCGGCATCGGTTACGGCCTCGGCGTCGACCGCACCGTCCTCGCCCTGGAGGCGGAGGGTGTCGTCCTTGACGGCACCGAGCGCCGCGTCGACGTCTACGGGGTTGCCATGGGCGCCGAGGCCAAGCGCCGCATGGCGCTGCTCATCGACGAGCTGCGCTCCAATGGCGTCGCCTGCGACATGGCCTACGGCGATCGTGGCCTCAAGGGCGCCATGAAGGGCGCCGACCGTGCCGGCGCGCGCCTCGCGCTCGTCCTGGGCGACCAGGAGCTTGCCGACGGCAACGTCTCCGTCAAGAACATGGCCGATCAGTCCCAGCAGCCGGTGCCGCTGGCTGAGGTGGTCACCGCGGTCCGCGCCGCGCTGTCGGTGTAG
- a CDS encoding MBL fold metallo-hydrolase yields the protein MQLSGFAAGPYKTNTYLLATDTRAVVVDPGLHAADRVNAFLADKGLALEAIVLTHGHLDHTREAGDLAAAHSVPVWIHEDDAFMLEKGKGGAAETQFLFSADQMIHPADLRFLRDGETYTFAETELTVRHAPGHSPGSVLLVAEDFAIVGDVIFRGSIGRTDFPTADPAAMDETLRGPVWDLDDALALLPGHGPTTVMRAERAGNPFLKAANHDR from the coding sequence ATGCAGCTTTCTGGATTCGCGGCCGGGCCCTATAAAACCAACACCTATCTCCTGGCGACGGACACCCGCGCGGTCGTCGTCGACCCCGGTCTGCACGCCGCCGACCGGGTCAACGCGTTCCTGGCGGACAAGGGCCTGGCCCTGGAGGCGATCGTCCTGACCCACGGCCATCTTGACCACACCCGTGAGGCGGGCGATCTCGCGGCCGCGCATTCCGTGCCGGTCTGGATTCACGAGGACGACGCTTTCATGCTCGAGAAGGGCAAGGGGGGCGCCGCGGAGACGCAGTTCCTCTTCTCCGCCGACCAGATGATCCACCCGGCCGATCTGCGCTTCCTGCGCGACGGCGAGACCTACACCTTCGCAGAGACCGAGCTGACCGTCCGTCATGCCCCGGGTCATTCGCCGGGATCGGTCCTGCTGGTCGCCGAGGATTTCGCGATCGTCGGCGACGTCATCTTCCGCGGCTCGATCGGCCGCACCGATTTCCCGACCGCGGACCCCGCCGCCATGGACGAGACCCTGCGCGGGCCCGTCTGGGATCTTGACGACGCCCTCGCCCTGCTTCCCGGCCACGGGCCCACGACGGTGATGCGCGCCGAACGCGCCGGCAACCCCTTCCTCAAGGCTGCCAACCACGATCGATAG
- the tpx gene encoding thiol peroxidase produces MANVTLSGHPTSTTGELPAPGSKLPEFELTGTDLHQFSLEDFAGKRVVLNIFPSMDTGVCAASVRKFNELAADLDNTVVICVSQDLPFAQERFCGAEGIENVTVGSAFRTSFGEDYGVVLNGEHAKGGLLNGLLARSVVVADENHEVVHAELVEEIKTEPDYDAAVAALNS; encoded by the coding sequence ATGGCTAACGTAACTCTTTCAGGTCACCCGACCAGCACCACCGGTGAACTGCCGGCCCCCGGCAGCAAACTTCCGGAGTTCGAGCTGACGGGCACCGACCTCCACCAGTTCTCCCTCGAGGATTTCGCGGGTAAGCGAGTCGTCCTGAACATCTTCCCGTCCATGGACACCGGCGTCTGCGCGGCCTCGGTCCGCAAGTTCAACGAGCTCGCCGCCGATCTCGACAACACCGTCGTCATTTGCGTCTCCCAGGATCTGCCCTTTGCCCAGGAGCGTTTCTGTGGTGCCGAGGGCATCGAGAACGTGACCGTCGGTTCGGCCTTCCGCACCTCCTTCGGTGAGGACTACGGGGTCGTGCTCAACGGCGAGCACGCCAAGGGCGGGCTGCTGAACGGCCTGCTGGCCCGCTCCGTCGTGGTGGCCGATGAAAACCATGAGGTCGTCCACGCGGAGCTGGTGGAGGAAATCAAGACCGAGCCGGACTACGACGCCGCCGTCGCCGCGCTCAACTCCTAA
- a CDS encoding peptidylprolyl isomerase has translation MSDNKERGEQALSRLDKELKARDRKRKRGPAMVAVASAVVVLAAAGGIIFASTRGGEETVTAQDETATTETTPELPEAQPLAMQRAEALPSTVTCEYPADGREANGATVPPTEDISTEGTATVTLETNRGDIGMELDRAVAPCTVNAITHLAAEGYYDDTVCHRMTDQGIFVLQCGDPTGTGSGGPGFQFANEYPTDEATAETMNTPVLYPRGSIAMANAGPDTNGSQFFLNYEDSPLPPQYTYFGQISEEGLTTLDAITEPGAIASPEVPNLTTPSEEVRIEKATVS, from the coding sequence GTGAGCGACAACAAAGAGCGTGGTGAGCAGGCGCTGAGCCGGCTCGACAAGGAACTCAAGGCCCGCGACCGCAAAAGGAAGCGGGGCCCGGCCATGGTGGCGGTGGCCTCCGCCGTCGTCGTCCTGGCTGCCGCCGGCGGCATCATCTTCGCCTCCACCCGCGGGGGCGAGGAAACCGTCACCGCCCAGGACGAGACCGCCACCACTGAAACCACGCCGGAGCTCCCGGAGGCCCAGCCCCTCGCGATGCAGCGTGCCGAGGCCCTGCCGTCGACCGTCACCTGCGAGTACCCCGCGGATGGCCGCGAAGCCAACGGCGCCACCGTCCCGCCGACCGAGGACATCTCCACCGAGGGCACCGCCACGGTCACCCTCGAGACCAACCGCGGTGACATCGGAATGGAGCTCGACCGCGCGGTGGCCCCCTGCACCGTCAACGCGATCACCCACCTCGCCGCGGAGGGTTATTACGACGACACCGTCTGCCACCGCATGACCGACCAGGGCATCTTCGTCCTGCAGTGCGGCGACCCGACCGGCACAGGTTCCGGCGGCCCAGGCTTCCAGTTCGCCAACGAGTACCCGACTGACGAGGCCACGGCCGAGACGATGAACACCCCGGTCCTCTACCCGCGTGGCTCCATCGCCATGGCGAACGCCGGCCCGGACACCAACGGCTCCCAGTTCTTCCTCAACTACGAGGACTCCCCGCTGCCTCCGCAGTACACCTACTTCGGCCAGATCAGCGAGGAGGGCCTGACGACGCTCGACGCCATCACCGAGCCGGGCGCCATCGCCTCCCCCGAGGTGCCCAACCTGACGACCCCGTCGGAGGAAGTCCGCATCGAGAAGGCCACCGTCTCCTAA